In a single window of the Papaver somniferum cultivar HN1 chromosome 8, ASM357369v1, whole genome shotgun sequence genome:
- the LOC113302850 gene encoding triacylglycerol lipase 2-like, with translation MGLIKCCFFLVVLFFLVHEFPQAYASSSGASVSSNALARHRGRGRGAPSTHVPVGLCESAVTIRGYKCQEFNVRTDDGYVLSLQRISEGRAGHGNGDGKIKQPVLLQHGLLVDGMSWFLNSVDQSLGFILADSGFDVWVANTRGTRYSRAHATLDASHPAYWNWSWDEIVQFDLPATFDFVYKQTGQKVHYVGHSLGTLVALTSFSQGSSSRVVDKLRSAALLSPVAYLSHMSTALGVVAAKAFVGEIVTTFVAEFNINEEPIANFLKAICATPGMDCYDLITAVTGKNCCLNSSTVDLFLRNEPQSTATKNMVHLAQTVRDGMLTKYDYGNANANVQHYGQPKPPVYDLTNIPKNLPLFMSYGGQDSLADPRDVGSLMDSLKLHDGDKLQVQFVKDFAHADFIMGVTAKDIVYNSMIAFFKRQV, from the exons ATGGGTCTAATCAAATGCTGCTTCTTCTTAGTAGTCCTATTCTTCCTTGTTCATGAGTTTCCTCAAGCCTATGCTTCAAGCAGTGGCGCTTCCGTAAGCAGTAATGCTCTAGCTAGACATAGAGGCAGAGGAAGAGGAGCACCTAGTACACATGTACCTGTTGGATTGTGCGAGTCTGCAGTCACAATACGTGGTTACAAATGCCAGGAATTCAAT GTGAGAACTGATGATGGTTACGTTCTTAGCCTTCAAAGAATCTCAGAGGGTCGTGCAGGTCATGGTAATGGTGATGGAAAGATCAAACAACCAGTCTTACTGCAACATGGGCTATTGGTG GATGGAATGTCATGGTTTCTGAATTCAGTGGATCAATCTCTAGGATTCATCTTAGCCGATAGTGGGTTCGACGTTTGGGTCGCTAATACCAGAGGAACGAGATACAGTCGTGCTCATGCTACCCTTGATGCTTCACATCCT GCTTACTGGAATTGGTCATGGGATGAGATAGTGCAATTCGATCTTCCAGCTACATTCGATTTTGTGTACAAACAAACAGGGCAAAAAGTTCACTATGTTGGACATTCTTTG GGAACATTGGTGGCATTGACATCATTCTCTCAAGGGAGTAGTAGTCGAGTTGTTGACAAGTTGAGATCAGCTGCATTGCTTAGCCCTGTTGCTTATTTGAGCCATATGAGTACTGCCCTCGGTGTGGTTGCTGCTAAAGCCTTTGTCGGAGAG ATTGTTACCACATTTGTTGCCGAATTCAATATTAACGA AGAACCAATTGCCAATTTTCTCAAGGCTATATGTGCTACTCCTGGGATGGATTGTTATGACCTTATAACAGCTGTTACAG GCAAAAATTGCTGTCTCAATTCCTCCACTGTTGATTTATTCTTGAGAAATGAACCTCAATCAACCGCGACGAAGAACATGGTACATTTAGCTCAAA CGGTCAGAGATGGGATGCTAACAAAATATGATTACGGTAATGCAAATGCTAACGTTCAACATTACGGACAACCAAAGCCACCAGTATATGACTTAACCAACATTCCAAAGAACCTTCCTTTGTTCATGAGTTATGGAGGTCAAGATTCACTAGCAGACCCAAGAGACGTTGGATCACTGATGGATAGTCTTAAATTACACGACGGAGATAAACTTCAAGTTCAGTTTGTCAAGGATTTTGCTCATGCTGATTTCATAATGGGTGTTACTGCCAAGGATATCGTGTACAACTCGATGATCGCCTTCTTCAAACGTCAAGTATAA
- the LOC113302853 gene encoding triacylglycerol lipase 2-like isoform X1 has translation MGLVQYCFLFLLVFVAAFNEPRGAYGKRLGGVVSRGRDILASAPGTAPETLLTSGGLCESTIKKLGYKCQEYTVTTKDGYILTLHRVNCANGDVKTKQPAFLQHGLFLDAASWFLDLPNQSLGFILADSGYDVWVANTRGTRYSRGHETLDASAATYWDWSWDELVQYDLPAFLGFVNQQTGKKINYIGHSLGTLMALASFSLGTNSTCQVLDKLRAVGLLSPVAYLNHMGSQISVIASKIFIGEWESSFVPEVNPMESERFLQQ, from the exons atgggtcTCGTCCAATATTGCTTCTTATTCCTGCTAGTCTTTGTAGCTGCTTTTAATGAGCCTCGCGGAGCTTATGGTAAGAGACTTGGTGGTGTCGTTTCTAGAGGCAGAGACATATTAGCTAGTGCTCCAGGGACGGCTCCGGAAACACTGTTGACATCTGGTGGATTGTGCGAGTCTACGATCAAGAAACTTGGTTACAAATGCCAGGAATACACT GTGACAACCAAGGATGGTTATATTCTTACCCTTCATAGAGTCAACTGCGCTAATGGTGATGTGAAGACCAAGCAACCAGCCTTCTTGCAACATGGGTTATTTCTG GATGCAGCGTCATGGTTTCTGGATTTACCGAACCAATCTCTAGGATTCATACTAGCTGATAGTGGTTATGATGTTTGGGTTGCAAATACCAGAGGAACGAGATATAGTCGTGGTCATGAAACCCTTGATGCATCAGCTGCT ACATACTGGGATTGGTCATGGGATGAACTTGTACAATATGATCTTCCAGCTTTTTTGGGTTTCGTCAACCAACAAACAGGGAAGAAGATTAATTATATTGGACATTCCTTG GGAACATTGATGGCATTGGCATCATTCTCGCTAGGAACTAATAGTACTTGTCAAGTTCTTGACAAGCTGAGAGCAGTGGGACTGCTTAGCCCTGTTGCTTATTTGAACCATATGGGGAGCCAAATTAGCGTTATTGCTTCTAAAATCTTCATTGGAGAG TGGGAAAGCTCTTTCGTTCCTGAAGTCAATCCTATGGAGTCAGAACGATTTTTGCAGCAGTAG
- the LOC113302853 gene encoding triacylglycerol lipase 2-like isoform X2, whose protein sequence is MGLVQYCFLFLLVFVAAFNEPRGAYGKRLGGVVSRGRDILASAPGTAPETLLTSGGLCESTIKKLGYKCQEYTVTTKDGYILTLHRVNCANGDVKTKQPAFLQHGLFLDAASWFLDLPNQSLGFILADSGYDVWVANTRGTRYSRGHETLDASAATYWDWSWDELVQYDLPAFLGFVNQQTGKKINYIGHSLGTLMALASFSLGTNSTCQVLDKLRAVGLLSPVAYLNHMGSQISVIASKIFIGE, encoded by the exons atgggtcTCGTCCAATATTGCTTCTTATTCCTGCTAGTCTTTGTAGCTGCTTTTAATGAGCCTCGCGGAGCTTATGGTAAGAGACTTGGTGGTGTCGTTTCTAGAGGCAGAGACATATTAGCTAGTGCTCCAGGGACGGCTCCGGAAACACTGTTGACATCTGGTGGATTGTGCGAGTCTACGATCAAGAAACTTGGTTACAAATGCCAGGAATACACT GTGACAACCAAGGATGGTTATATTCTTACCCTTCATAGAGTCAACTGCGCTAATGGTGATGTGAAGACCAAGCAACCAGCCTTCTTGCAACATGGGTTATTTCTG GATGCAGCGTCATGGTTTCTGGATTTACCGAACCAATCTCTAGGATTCATACTAGCTGATAGTGGTTATGATGTTTGGGTTGCAAATACCAGAGGAACGAGATATAGTCGTGGTCATGAAACCCTTGATGCATCAGCTGCT ACATACTGGGATTGGTCATGGGATGAACTTGTACAATATGATCTTCCAGCTTTTTTGGGTTTCGTCAACCAACAAACAGGGAAGAAGATTAATTATATTGGACATTCCTTG GGAACATTGATGGCATTGGCATCATTCTCGCTAGGAACTAATAGTACTTGTCAAGTTCTTGACAAGCTGAGAGCAGTGGGACTGCTTAGCCCTGTTGCTTATTTGAACCATATGGGGAGCCAAATTAGCGTTATTGCTTCTAAAATCTTCATTGGAGAG TGA